A stretch of DNA from Microlunatus capsulatus:
ACCGGGCGAGCGCCCCGGTCAGGCGGCGGCCGGGGGCCGGGCGTCGAACGTCATCGTCCATATCCGGATGGTGGCGCACCGACGACGACCGCGCCAGTGCCCACGACCGGTTCGGGGGGAGGCGTCCCCGCCGGTGCGCGGCGCGGCGGCCGGGAGGCGACGAGGACCCCCGCCACGACGACGAGCCCGGCCAGCAGCTCGGTCCGGTCGACCCCCTCGCCGAGGAGCAGCCACGAGCTCAGCACCCCGACCACCGGGACCAGCATCGAGAACGGGGCGACGAGGCCGGCCGGGTGCCGGGAGAGGAGGGAGTTCCACAGCCCGTAGCCCAGCAGGGTGGCGACGAGCACGATGTAGAGCAGCCCGAGCACCGAGGGCAGGGCTGCGGCGGTGGCGGTGGTCCGCAGCGCGGTGACCACGCGGTCGGGGCCCTCGACCAGCAGGGAGAGCGCCAGCACCGGGACCGGCGGCACGACGGACATCCACAGCGTGAGGTGGAGCGGCTTCGGGGCCCGGGCCTGCCGGCTGCAGACGTTGCCGAAGGCCCAGCCGAGCGCCCCGCACAGGGTCAGCAGCACCGGCAGCAGGGCGGCGACCTGGGCCCGGTGGACGGCGATGACGGCCAGCCCGAGGACGGCGACGGCGATGCCGAGCGCCTGGCGCCGGGTGATCCGCTCGCGCAGCCAGATCCCGGCGATCAGCACGGTGAAGGGCGCGGACGCCTGCAGCACCAGGGAGGCCAGGCCGCTCGGCATCCCGGCGGCCATCCCGAGGTAGAGGAACACGAACTGCAGCAGCCCGATGCCGAGCCCCACGCCGAGCAGCCAGCGCAGCGGGACCTGGGGTCGCGGGACGAGCAGCACCGCGGGCACCGCGACGAGGGTGAAGCGCAGCGCCACCATGAGCAGCGGGGGGAAGTGCTCCAGCGCCACGGCGGTGGCCGGGAAGTTGAGCCCCCAGACGACGGCGACGAGGAGGGCGCGGAGCTGGTCGCGGGGAGGCACGTCGTCCATCCTCGGCGGAGGCGACGGTGAAGCACAAGCGACTTCTGCTGCACCGACGGTGTAGCGTCGCTCATGTGTCCGGGCCGACGGTGGAGCAGCTGGAGCTGTTGCGCGAGCTGCACGACCGGGGCAGCCTGGCCGCGGTGGCGGCGGCGCTGCACAAGACGCCGTCGGCGGTCTCCCAGCAGCTCAAGGCCGCGCAGCGCGAGCTCGGCGTCCCGCTGGTCGTGCGGGCCGGGCGCGGGCTGGTGCTGACCGACGCCGGCGTGGCCCTGGCCCGCAGCGCCGTCGGGGTGGCCACCGCGCTGGCCGAGGCCGAGGCGTCCTGGCAGCGGTTCCAGGGGGCGGCGACGGGGACGGTCCGGCTGGCCTGCTTCCACTCCGCCGCCGAGCTGCTGGTGCCGGGGCTGCTGGACCGGCTGCGCTCCCGGCCCGGGCTGGTCCTGGAGACCGCCGACGAGGACGTCGCCCAGGACGACTTCGCCGCGCTGGCCGCCGACTACGACGTCGTGGTGGCCCACCGCTCGGACGACGTGGCCGCCCCGGCGCGCGACGGCCTCGTGGTGGTCCCGCTGCTGCGCGAGCCGATGGACGTCGCCCTGCCGGCCGACCACCCGCTGGCCGGGCGGGAGCACGTCACCCCGGCCGACGTCATCGGCGAGGACTGGATCGCCCCGCCGCCGGAGTTCCCCATCGACCGGGTGCTCAGCGCCATCGCCGCGCGGGCCGGGGCCCCGGTCCGGGTGGTCCGCCGGACCACCCACCTACCCCTGACCGAGATCCTGGTCGCCCGGGGCCACGGCATCGCCCTGCTGCCCCGGCACACCACCCGCGAGCACGCGCCCGCGGGCCTGGTGCTGCTGCCGCTGCGCGACCTGCGCGCCGGCCGGCTGGTGGAGGCGCTGCTGCGGCCCGACCGCTACGCCCGTCGGGCCGTCCGTGAGGTGGTCGACGCCCTCGTCGCCGAGGCCGCGGCCGTCGCGCCCTGAGCCCCGCGCGCCCTGAGCCTGTCGATGGCCTGTCCTCCGCGCGTCGAGCGCGACCCTCCGCGCCCTGAGCGTGTCGAAGGGCCTTCGACAGGCTCAGGCAGCGGTGAGGGTCAGGCCCGCGAGGTCGGCGGGGTGACGGTGATCTTGCCCGGGTTGAGGTTGCGGCCCGGGTCGACCCCGGCGAAGAGGCCCTCCATGATCTGCACGCCGGCGGGGGAGATGTCCTGCTCCAGCCACGGGGCGTGCTCGGTGCCCACGCCGTGGTGGTGGGAGAGCGTGCCGTGGGTGTCGATGAAGGCCTGCTGGATGGCCGACTTCACCACGTCGTACCGGGCCAGGGGCTCCTGGTCGTCATGCCGGAAGGCGAAGGTGAAGTACAGGCAGGCGCCGGAGTGGTAGCTGTGCGAGAGGTGGCACATGACCCAGCCCTGGACGCCGATCTGGGCGAACGCCTTGCGGGCGGCGGCGGTGACGTTCTCGTACATCGGCACCAGCTGCGACCAGGGGGCGGCCGTCTCGGAGACGTCGGCCGCGGCCCCGCGGTCCAGCAGGAAGTCACGGATGTAGGGGGTGTCGAACTTCTTCTGGTCGTAGAGCTCGCCCGGGCCCTTGCCCAGCAGGATGCCGCCGTGCTGGCCGATGATCTTCTTGACGATGGCCTTCTGCCGCCGGACGTGGTCCGGGCCGCCCTCGTAGCCGACGAAGGACAGGCAGACGGCGTCGAGGTCCCAGCCGCGGCGCTCGAGGACCTTGAACAGGCCCTTGCTGACCAGGCCGGACACCGAGACGCCCTTGCTCTTCTTCCGGGTCGAGAAGGAGAAGCGGGTCTCCCCGGCGTCGGAGACGCGGGTCACCGACGGCGAGGCGTCGCTGGTGGAGATCTCCTGCATGGCGGCGACGCCGGCCTCGAAGGAGGGGAACAGGTAGCCGAGGATGACGCGCTCCTCGGGGATCCGGTGCACCTGGACGGTCACCTCGGTGATGACGCCGAGGCGGCCCTCGGAGCCGAGCACCATCTCGCGGACGCTGGGCCCGGTGGAGGTGCTGGGCAGGCCGCGGAGCACGAGCACCCGGCCGGGCATGACCATCCGCAGGCCGCGGGTGATGTCGGCGATGTCGCCGTACTTGTCCGACTGCATGCCCGAGGAGCGGGTCGCGACCCAGCCGCCGAGCGTGGAGTGGGTGAAGCTGTCGGGGAAGTGTCCGAGGGTCCAGCCGCGGGCGTTCAGCTGCGCCTCGAGGTCGGGACCGAGCGCGCCGGCCTGGATCCGGGCCAGCCCGGCCTCCTCGTCGACGTCGAGCAGCTTCGTCAGCCGGCCGAGGTCGAGGCTGATGACGGGACGGGTCTCGTCCTCGGGGGCCTGCAGGCTGCCGGCGATGTTGCTGCCGCCGCCGAAGGGGATGAGCACGGCGTCAGCGGCGATCGCCGCGTCGACGACCTGCTGCACCTCATCCTCGTCGGCGGGGTAGACGACGACGTCGGGCACCCGGGGCAGGTCGTTGCCGCGCAGGCGCATGAGGTCGCGGATGCTCTTGCCGTAGGTGTGGACGATGCGGTCCTCG
This window harbors:
- a CDS encoding EamA family transporter; translated protein: MPPRDQLRALLVAVVWGLNFPATAVALEHFPPLLMVALRFTLVAVPAVLLVPRPQVPLRWLLGVGLGIGLLQFVFLYLGMAAGMPSGLASLVLQASAPFTVLIAGIWLRERITRRQALGIAVAVLGLAVIAVHRAQVAALLPVLLTLCGALGWAFGNVCSRQARAPKPLHLTLWMSVVPPVPVLALSLLVEGPDRVVTALRTTATAAALPSVLGLLYIVLVATLLGYGLWNSLLSRHPAGLVAPFSMLVPVVGVLSSWLLLGEGVDRTELLAGLVVVAGVLVASRPPRRAPAGTPPPEPVVGTGAVVVGAPPSGYGR
- a CDS encoding LysR family transcriptional regulator, which produces MSGPTVEQLELLRELHDRGSLAAVAAALHKTPSAVSQQLKAAQRELGVPLVVRAGRGLVLTDAGVALARSAVGVATALAEAEASWQRFQGAATGTVRLACFHSAAELLVPGLLDRLRSRPGLVLETADEDVAQDDFAALAADYDVVVAHRSDDVAAPARDGLVVVPLLREPMDVALPADHPLAGREHVTPADVIGEDWIAPPPEFPIDRVLSAIAARAGAPVRVVRRTTHLPLTEILVARGHGIALLPRHTTREHAPAGLVLLPLRDLRAGRLVEALLRPDRYARRAVREVVDALVAEAAAVAP
- a CDS encoding FAD-binding oxidoreductase → MPAVQHMKWYGWGVEGVSFHHEDKPALRPFVQEIIDLDLATPPKPRTQLSDLDIPAPRISPELHAALVAVVGVDNAVDEDEDRIVHTYGKSIRDLMRLRGNDLPRVPDVVVYPADEDEVQQVVDAAIAADAVLIPFGGGSNIAGSLQAPEDETRPVISLDLGRLTKLLDVDEEAGLARIQAGALGPDLEAQLNARGWTLGHFPDSFTHSTLGGWVATRSSGMQSDKYGDIADITRGLRMVMPGRVLVLRGLPSTSTGPSVREMVLGSEGRLGVITEVTVQVHRIPEERVILGYLFPSFEAGVAAMQEISTSDASPSVTRVSDAGETRFSFSTRKKSKGVSVSGLVSKGLFKVLERRGWDLDAVCLSFVGYEGGPDHVRRQKAIVKKIIGQHGGILLGKGPGELYDQKKFDTPYIRDFLLDRGAAADVSETAAPWSQLVPMYENVTAAARKAFAQIGVQGWVMCHLSHSYHSGACLYFTFAFRHDDQEPLARYDVVKSAIQQAFIDTHGTLSHHHGVGTEHAPWLEQDISPAGVQIMEGLFAGVDPGRNLNPGKITVTPPTSRA